One part of the Aurantibacillus circumpalustris genome encodes these proteins:
- a CDS encoding nucleotidyl transferase AbiEii/AbiGii toxin family protein, whose product MHLNILSKEQFQQLTILSAFKREYTLVGGTAIALHIGHRKSIDFDLFKSNQIHPSKIKSALSAKKLKYQILFQNDVGFHLLINGVKWTFFYYPFLIQDSVVREKQFKIPDLLTLAAMKAYALGRRSKWKDYVDLLFIIENHHTIDQISKRAAEIFKEAFSEKMFRIQLVYFKDIDFSEEVEWVVKPLSLKKIQTRLIHFASQL is encoded by the coding sequence ATGCACCTGAATATATTAAGTAAGGAACAGTTTCAACAACTCACTATTCTATCCGCATTTAAACGCGAATATACACTGGTAGGTGGCACCGCCATCGCATTACATATTGGGCACCGTAAAAGCATTGATTTTGATTTATTTAAAAGCAATCAAATTCATCCCTCAAAAATAAAGAGCGCCTTAAGTGCCAAAAAATTAAAATATCAAATTTTATTTCAAAACGATGTCGGCTTTCATTTATTGATCAATGGTGTGAAGTGGACTTTTTTTTACTATCCATTTTTAATTCAAGATTCTGTTGTTAGGGAAAAGCAGTTTAAAATACCTGATTTGTTAACACTTGCAGCCATGAAAGCATATGCGCTCGGAAGGCGATCGAAATGGAAGGATTATGTTGATTTGCTATTTATTATTGAAAATCACCATACGATCGATCAAATTTCAAAACGGGCGGCAGAGATTTTTAAGGAAGCTTTCTCTGAAAAAATGTTCCGCATTCAATTAGTATACTTTAAAGATATTGATTTTAGTGAAGAGGTGGAATGGGTGGTAAAACCATTGTCGTTAAAGAAAATTCAAACTAGATTAATTCACTTTGCCTCTCAGTTATAA
- a CDS encoding PadR family transcriptional regulator gives MSNTENTSKTESANERAGAQAQMRKGVLELCILSILSQGDAYPTEIIEKLRDTKLVVVEGTLYPLLTRLKNTGLLGYRWEESTSGPPRKYYKLTEIGEQYLKELQLSWQELVDAVNKTIELGKKF, from the coding sequence ATGTCAAACACAGAGAACACATCTAAAACAGAAAGCGCAAATGAGAGGGCTGGTGCTCAGGCTCAAATGCGAAAAGGTGTTCTTGAACTCTGCATACTTTCTATCTTATCGCAAGGCGATGCTTATCCAACTGAAATTATTGAGAAGCTAAGAGATACCAAGCTAGTAGTTGTTGAAGGAACACTCTACCCATTGTTAACCCGGTTAAAAAATACGGGACTACTCGGCTACCGCTGGGAAGAGAGTACAAGCGGTCCGCCACGCAAGTACTATAAACTCACCGAAATTGGCGAACAATATTTAAAAGAACTTCAACTCTCGTGGCAAGAACTGGTTGATGCCGTGAATAAAACAATTGAACTGGGAAAGAAGTTTTGA
- a CDS encoding UpxY family transcription antiterminator, translating into MNQWKVIYVSSRAEKKVAERLQQDGIECYVPIKKELKHWSDRKKMVESPLISGYVFVKPTALQRDSVLQFQSVLQYVRYNSGDAIVRDIEIEALKSIEEKGYFVDGEFSKDLNTGDRVKIEHGPFKGLYGSVKTQAKECIYNISIEGIGYALTVKVPEEVLVKQK; encoded by the coding sequence ATGAATCAGTGGAAAGTCATATACGTCTCCTCCCGAGCTGAAAAAAAAGTAGCGGAACGCCTTCAACAAGACGGGATTGAATGTTACGTGCCCATTAAAAAAGAACTCAAACATTGGAGCGATCGTAAAAAGATGGTGGAAAGTCCTTTAATTAGCGGCTATGTATTTGTAAAACCAACAGCCTTGCAGCGAGATTCTGTACTTCAGTTTCAAAGCGTTTTACAATATGTGCGTTACAATTCAGGCGACGCCATTGTGAGAGACATTGAAATAGAAGCCTTAAAATCTATTGAAGAAAAAGGATATTTTGTAGATGGAGAATTCTCAAAAGATCTTAATACCGGTGACCGAGTAAAAATTGAACACGGCCCTTTTAAAGGTTTGTACGGCTCTGTAAAAACACAAGCGAAAGAGTGTATTTATAATATAAGTATTGAAGGTATTGGCTACGCGCTCACCGTGAAGGTGCCGGAAGAGGTGTTGGTGAAACAGAAATGA
- a CDS encoding DegT/DnrJ/EryC1/StrS family aminotransferase: MEKRIIPISLPHTGEEEWLATKESIMSGWLTAGPKVREFEQIFAKRHGVKHAMAVTSATTALHLALVALGVKEGDEVIVPAFTWISTANVVLYCGANVVFVDVDRTTFNLDVNDLKSKITPKTKAIIPVHLFGLCADMDAIKKVAGNIPLVEDGACAAGAGYKGNAAGSLGTLGCFSFHPRKSVTTGEGGMVTTNDDALAEHISNLRNHGASISEEQRHHGAKPYILPDFNMLGYNYRMTDLQASVGIVQLKKLDSFIDERETWAKFYDEQLKEINWLRTPLVGTDYKHGWQSYVVYIDESKSPISRNEIMEKLQQMGVSTRPGTHAPHMLHYYAEKYNIKPDDFPGARDCNNYSMSIPLFNKMTEEDYHYVVHCLKSIK, encoded by the coding sequence ATGGAAAAAAGAATAATACCTATTTCATTACCTCATACAGGTGAAGAAGAGTGGCTAGCCACTAAGGAATCAATAATGTCTGGTTGGTTAACTGCAGGACCGAAGGTGCGCGAGTTTGAACAAATTTTCGCCAAACGTCACGGAGTAAAACATGCAATGGCTGTTACAAGCGCAACTACAGCTTTACATTTAGCATTAGTGGCATTGGGCGTAAAAGAGGGTGATGAAGTGATAGTTCCGGCTTTTACTTGGATCTCTACTGCAAATGTGGTTTTGTATTGCGGTGCGAATGTGGTATTTGTCGATGTTGACAGAACAACGTTTAATCTAGATGTTAACGATCTTAAAAGTAAAATTACACCTAAAACAAAGGCAATTATTCCAGTGCATTTATTTGGATTATGCGCTGATATGGATGCCATAAAAAAAGTTGCTGGAAATATTCCACTAGTTGAAGATGGAGCTTGTGCAGCTGGCGCTGGCTATAAGGGAAATGCGGCAGGTAGCTTAGGGACTCTTGGCTGCTTTTCATTTCATCCCCGCAAATCTGTAACTACTGGCGAAGGCGGTATGGTTACTACAAATGACGATGCACTGGCAGAACATATTTCAAATTTAAGGAATCACGGGGCTTCTATAAGCGAAGAGCAAAGACACCATGGTGCAAAACCATATATCCTTCCAGATTTTAATATGTTGGGCTATAATTATAGAATGACAGATTTGCAAGCCTCTGTAGGAATTGTGCAGTTGAAAAAGCTGGATTCGTTTATTGATGAACGTGAGACATGGGCTAAATTTTATGATGAGCAACTAAAAGAAATTAACTGGTTAAGGACCCCGCTTGTTGGAACTGATTACAAACATGGCTGGCAATCGTATGTAGTATATATTGATGAGTCAAAATCTCCAATATCAAGAAATGAGATTATGGAAAAGCTTCAGCAAATGGGAGTATCAACCCGTCCTGGTACCCACGCTCCTCACATGTTGCACTATTATGCTGAAAAATATAATATAAAACCGGATGATTTTCCTGGGGCAAGAGATTGCAATAATTATTCAATGTCAATACCGCTCTTTAATAAAATGACAGAGGAAGATTATCACTATGTGGTTCACTGTTTAAAATCTATAAAATAA
- the asnB gene encoding asparagine synthase (glutamine-hydrolyzing) — MCGIAGIFNINGNPTSLSTIKAMTTKIAHRGPDGEGFYVKENIALGHRRLAILDTSALGSQPMESKNGEWVVVFNGCIYNYLELKSELKSKGHSFVSTTDTEVISEGLAAYGPSYFERFDGMFAIAAWHTPSKTLYLSRDRFGVKPLYYWLNGKTILFASEIKAFMAHPSFKVELNHEALNEYFTFQNLFSYHTLFKGVVMLPPANTVKVNTENVTSIKHNSWWNYNFSEPDETLTFEDAKLETERLLQNAVARQMISDVPVGSYLSGGMDSGSLTAIASKHVKRLTTFTAGFDMSSVTGVEANYDERRDAELMANYFKTEHYEQVINAGDLSWSLPRVVWHLEDLRVGMSYPNYYISRLASKFVKVCLQGTGGDELYGGYPWRYYRVFQSLDQKAYFDNYYGFWQRLVSDEDKKNLFNTDVYSKIKVEEPRKVFERVFTFNKQLRYDTPEQHINNSLYFEIKTFLPGLLLVGDKLAMANGLEERFPFLDNELVNFAQKIPVKHKLGNLQLMKKLDENSSGNKKKGYQEFDDGKSVLRKAMMDFIPESIVNRKKQGFSAPDESWYRGENAEYVKDLLLNKKSISAEFINHDYVRKIVNEHINERVNHRLLIWSFMNFEWWCRLFLNGENFEN, encoded by the coding sequence GTGTGCGGAATAGCTGGAATATTTAACATCAACGGAAATCCAACTTCCTTAAGTACCATTAAAGCAATGACTACTAAAATTGCTCATCGTGGTCCTGACGGCGAAGGTTTTTATGTTAAAGAGAATATTGCGCTTGGGCATAGAAGGCTTGCGATACTTGACACCTCAGCACTTGGCAGTCAGCCAATGGAATCAAAAAACGGAGAGTGGGTAGTTGTATTTAATGGTTGTATCTATAATTACCTCGAATTAAAATCGGAACTTAAATCGAAAGGACATTCCTTTGTGTCTACCACCGATACCGAAGTAATTTCTGAAGGTCTCGCGGCTTATGGTCCATCTTATTTTGAAAGATTTGACGGAATGTTTGCAATTGCCGCCTGGCATACGCCAAGTAAAACATTGTACCTCAGCAGAGATCGTTTTGGCGTGAAACCTTTGTATTACTGGCTGAATGGTAAAACAATTTTATTTGCTTCAGAGATCAAAGCTTTTATGGCGCATCCTAGCTTTAAAGTTGAACTTAATCACGAAGCCTTAAATGAGTATTTCACTTTTCAAAACTTGTTTAGTTATCATACCTTATTTAAAGGTGTGGTTATGTTGCCCCCGGCGAATACTGTTAAGGTAAACACTGAAAATGTTACCAGTATTAAACATAATTCTTGGTGGAATTATAATTTCTCAGAGCCTGATGAAACCCTTACGTTTGAAGATGCTAAGCTAGAAACTGAACGATTGTTACAAAATGCTGTTGCCAGACAAATGATATCCGATGTCCCGGTTGGCTCTTATTTATCCGGCGGAATGGATTCAGGCTCCTTAACAGCCATTGCTAGTAAACATGTAAAAAGGCTTACAACGTTCACTGCAGGTTTTGATATGTCTTCAGTAACCGGTGTTGAAGCCAATTACGATGAGCGAAGGGATGCTGAACTAATGGCTAATTATTTTAAAACAGAACATTACGAACAAGTAATTAATGCCGGTGATTTGTCTTGGTCTTTGCCACGGGTAGTTTGGCACCTTGAAGATTTAAGGGTTGGCATGAGTTATCCAAATTATTATATCAGCAGACTTGCTTCCAAATTTGTAAAAGTTTGTTTGCAAGGAACTGGCGGTGATGAATTATATGGTGGTTATCCATGGCGTTATTACAGGGTTTTTCAATCCTTAGATCAAAAAGCTTACTTTGATAACTATTACGGTTTCTGGCAAAGGCTTGTTAGTGATGAAGACAAAAAAAACTTATTTAATACAGATGTTTATTCAAAGATCAAGGTCGAGGAACCAAGAAAAGTGTTTGAGAGAGTTTTTACATTTAATAAGCAGCTAAGATACGATACACCAGAACAGCATATAAATAATAGTTTATACTTTGAGATAAAAACCTTTTTGCCAGGTTTGCTTCTGGTTGGAGATAAATTAGCTATGGCTAACGGACTTGAAGAACGTTTTCCTTTCCTAGATAACGAACTTGTAAATTTTGCTCAAAAAATCCCGGTGAAGCATAAACTAGGAAATTTACAATTGATGAAAAAACTAGACGAGAACAGTTCGGGAAATAAAAAGAAAGGGTACCAGGAATTTGATGACGGTAAAAGTGTATTACGAAAAGCAATGATGGACTTTATACCTGAATCGATTGTGAATAGAAAGAAACAAGGTTTCTCTGCGCCAGATGAAAGTTGGTATAGAGGTGAAAATGCTGAATACGTCAAAGATTTGTTGTTGAACAAAAAATCAATTTCAGCAGAATTTATCAATCACGATTATGTAAGAAAAATAGTTAATGAGCATATAAACGAACGTGTTAATCACAGATTATTAATATGGAGTTTTATGAATTTCGAATGGTGGTGCAGGCTCTTTTTGAATGGAGAAAATTTTGAAAATTAA
- a CDS encoding NAD-dependent epimerase/dehydratase family protein, with the protein MELNNSKVLVIGGAGFIGSFVVAELLKEKVSEVLVYDNFARGKKEYLKESLKDPRCKIFPIGGDIREIDILNTAMAGMDYVICLSAMWLLHCKDFPRTAFDVNIAGTFNVLEACVKNNIKKLIWSSSASVYGDAVQLPMTEEHPFNNKNFYGATKIAGEAMATAFNDRYGLKVIGLRYMNVYGPHQDQTAAYTGVVPIMLNKIDANEAPIINGDGSQAYDFIYVEDVAQCNVKALKSDVDYGFYNVGTEVQTSIKELCDLILNLKKSNLKVTYKPYSADDARSLVQNRIGSAVKAKKEIGFEYKYNLTEGLLRLIAWREENKFKEITA; encoded by the coding sequence ATGGAATTAAACAATTCAAAAGTTTTGGTAATCGGCGGAGCCGGATTTATCGGCAGTTTTGTAGTGGCCGAATTACTAAAAGAAAAAGTTAGCGAAGTGCTTGTTTATGACAATTTCGCACGGGGAAAAAAAGAATACCTGAAAGAATCTCTTAAAGACCCAAGATGTAAAATATTTCCAATAGGAGGCGACATAAGGGAAATAGACATATTAAATACTGCCATGGCAGGAATGGATTACGTAATATGTTTATCGGCCATGTGGTTACTTCATTGCAAAGATTTCCCACGCACGGCCTTCGATGTTAACATTGCGGGAACCTTTAATGTATTGGAAGCCTGTGTGAAAAACAACATTAAAAAATTAATTTGGTCTTCTTCCGCTTCAGTTTATGGAGATGCTGTACAATTACCAATGACTGAAGAGCATCCATTTAACAATAAAAATTTTTATGGAGCAACCAAAATCGCAGGTGAAGCAATGGCTACCGCATTTAATGATCGTTATGGCCTAAAAGTAATTGGACTACGCTATATGAATGTTTATGGGCCTCATCAGGATCAAACAGCTGCATATACGGGAGTTGTCCCTATTATGCTGAATAAGATTGACGCGAATGAAGCGCCTATTATTAATGGTGATGGCAGTCAAGCGTATGATTTTATTTATGTGGAGGATGTGGCACAGTGCAATGTAAAAGCGTTGAAGTCGGATGTGGATTATGGTTTTTATAATGTAGGAACAGAAGTACAAACTTCAATTAAAGAGTTATGTGATTTAATTTTGAATTTAAAAAAATCAAATTTAAAAGTTACCTATAAACCTTACAGCGCTGATGACGCAAGATCTTTAGTACAAAATAGAATTGGTTCTGCGGTTAAAGCAAAAAAAGAAATTGGATTTGAGTATAAGTATAACTTAACTGAAGGTTTGTTAAGATTAATAGCTTGGAGAGAAGAAAATAAATTTAAAGAAATCACAGCTTAG
- a CDS encoding ABC transporter ATP-binding protein, with product MSNIVLKAENISKQYRLGQLGTGTISHDLNRAWAKLRGKEDPYLKVGDANDRSKSGGSDYVWSLKDINFEVKQGEVLGIIGKNGAGKSTLLKILSQVTTPTTGQVKVKGRIAALLEVGTGFHPDLSGRENIFLNGAILGMTKTEIKSKLDEIVDFSGVAKYLDTPVKRYSSGMMVRLGFAVAAHLEPEILIVDEVLAVGDAEFQEKCLGKMKDVSGQGRTVLFVSHNMPAIKSLCKTGLYLKYGEIIKQGRIEDVLSEYLYENKEIAESGIIPENFHRQAGTGEAHFKKVAVVNNTNQIVKVLQFGETFKIMLEFEVFKEISECTVCFIISNNVGDNILFGRDKNQSVLRSKKFEKGKHSVQIEMNTKMMPGNYSVTVGIIYTKEGNTIDWVENIYAFKVASSGYGGQDDYPYYTVHGFVEPDTIWNYNK from the coding sequence ATGAGTAACATTGTTTTAAAAGCAGAAAACATCTCCAAACAATACCGCCTCGGCCAACTAGGTACCGGTACCATTTCCCATGACCTTAACAGGGCCTGGGCAAAGCTACGTGGAAAAGAAGATCCTTATCTTAAAGTAGGAGATGCTAACGACAGAAGTAAATCTGGTGGCAGCGATTATGTATGGTCATTAAAAGACATTAATTTTGAAGTGAAACAAGGTGAAGTACTTGGCATCATTGGAAAAAACGGAGCAGGAAAATCTACACTTTTAAAAATCCTTTCGCAGGTGACTACTCCTACAACCGGACAAGTAAAAGTAAAAGGACGCATTGCTGCACTGCTGGAAGTAGGAACAGGTTTTCATCCTGATTTGAGCGGACGCGAAAATATTTTTTTAAACGGTGCTATCTTAGGAATGACCAAGACCGAAATAAAAAGCAAACTCGACGAAATAGTTGATTTTAGTGGAGTTGCAAAATATCTTGATACCCCCGTAAAACGCTATTCTTCGGGTATGATGGTACGCTTGGGTTTTGCTGTAGCGGCTCACTTAGAACCAGAGATTTTGATTGTTGACGAAGTATTGGCCGTTGGTGATGCTGAGTTTCAGGAAAAATGTTTGGGGAAAATGAAAGATGTGAGTGGGCAGGGAAGAACAGTTCTGTTTGTGAGTCATAATATGCCTGCAATAAAATCATTATGCAAAACCGGTTTATATTTAAAGTACGGAGAAATAATCAAGCAAGGAAGAATTGAAGATGTGTTATCAGAGTATCTTTACGAAAATAAAGAAATCGCTGAGAGCGGAATCATACCAGAAAATTTTCATCGGCAAGCAGGCACTGGAGAAGCGCATTTTAAAAAAGTAGCCGTTGTTAACAATACTAATCAGATTGTGAAAGTGTTGCAATTTGGTGAAACATTTAAAATTATGTTGGAGTTTGAAGTCTTCAAGGAAATTTCGGAGTGTACGGTTTGTTTTATCATTTCAAACAATGTGGGTGATAATATATTATTTGGTCGTGACAAAAATCAAAGTGTTCTTCGGAGTAAAAAATTTGAAAAAGGAAAACACTCCGTTCAAATAGAAATGAACACCAAAATGATGCCTGGAAATTATAGTGTTACCGTAGGAATCATTTATACAAAAGAAGGAAATACGATAGACTGGGTGGAAAATATTTATGCATTTAAAGTAGCTTCATCTGGTTACGGGGGACAAGATGATTATCCTTATTATACAGTACACGGCTTTGTAGAGCCTGACACGATCTGGAACTATAACAAATAA
- a CDS encoding ArsR family transcriptional regulator translates to MIETLISSKTRVKLLLKFFLNSKNTAYLRNLEEEFGESTNAIRLELNKFEKAGFLASASEGNKKIFSVNTKHPLFPDINRIIMKMTGLEYVVDYLLQRIGDLEKVYLVGKMSKGQATEIIDLVLVGDNLNKTFLIEQIEKAEKKIDKKIRYVHYGSSEFDIAKIKEPGMHPLLIWSR, encoded by the coding sequence ATGATTGAAACCCTCATATCCTCTAAAACGCGCGTCAAGCTGTTGCTGAAGTTCTTTCTGAACAGCAAGAACACCGCCTATTTACGCAATTTAGAAGAAGAATTTGGAGAGTCTACCAACGCCATTCGTTTAGAATTAAACAAGTTTGAGAAAGCCGGCTTCCTGGCTTCCGCTAGCGAAGGCAATAAAAAAATATTTAGCGTCAATACCAAGCATCCATTGTTTCCTGACATTAACCGCATCATCATGAAAATGACGGGTTTGGAATACGTGGTAGATTATCTTTTACAACGAATTGGTGACCTCGAAAAAGTTTACCTTGTAGGCAAAATGTCGAAGGGACAAGCAACAGAAATTATTGATCTGGTTTTGGTGGGTGACAATCTCAACAAAACCTTTTTAATAGAACAAATAGAAAAAGCAGAAAAAAAGATAGACAAAAAAATAAGGTATGTACACTACGGTTCCAGTGAGTTTGATATTGCGAAGATTAAAGAACCTGGCATGCATCCTTTGTTGATTTGGTCGCGGTAA
- a CDS encoding GxxExxY protein, protein MKIVTQKYLDELTYEVIGAAIEVHKNMGRGLLESVYHQCMKEELKQRKINFKSELKVPVVYKSKELEIDLRCDLYVENCLVVELKAVNELHNYIDA, encoded by the coding sequence TTGAAAATTGTAACGCAAAAATATCTGGATGAGTTAACCTATGAAGTTATTGGTGCAGCTATCGAAGTGCATAAAAACATGGGAAGGGGTTTATTAGAAAGTGTTTATCACCAATGTATGAAAGAGGAATTAAAACAGAGAAAGATAAATTTTAAAAGTGAATTAAAAGTGCCAGTTGTTTATAAGTCTAAAGAATTAGAAATAGATTTAAGGTGTGATTTATATGTTGAAAATTGTTTGGTAGTTGAATTGAAAGCAGTAAACGAATTACATAACTATATTGATGCTTAA
- a CDS encoding TerC family protein, which translates to MHTWSSDFAVLFSLEGFIGLITLSILEIILGIDNIIFISIAVNKLPVHQQKNARTLGLVLALVVRCILLMFIGWIAGLKDALFYLGDYGISGKSLILIAGGVFLLVKTWQEIMEKIYTDEDETEYKTGKGKTTFNAIILQIIIIDFVFSFDSILAAVGVSGVVLIMIGAVVISMILMILFSGGVSEFINKNQGIKMIALTFLLAIGGILLAEGLIDCYNFSVPEAEHVELNKNYAYIALAFAMLIEGFNMKERQVKRKRDLGIKD; encoded by the coding sequence ATGCACACTTGGTCTTCGGATTTTGCCGTATTATTTTCACTTGAAGGATTTATTGGCTTAATTACTTTATCTATTTTGGAGATCATTCTTGGCATTGATAACATTATATTTATTTCCATTGCTGTAAATAAATTACCTGTTCATCAACAAAAAAACGCCCGCACGTTAGGTTTGGTATTGGCTCTCGTTGTTCGCTGTATTCTCTTAATGTTTATTGGTTGGATTGCCGGTTTAAAGGACGCACTATTTTATTTGGGAGATTATGGCATAAGTGGAAAAAGCCTGATACTCATTGCAGGAGGGGTTTTTCTTTTAGTGAAGACCTGGCAAGAAATAATGGAAAAAATTTATACTGATGAAGATGAAACTGAATACAAAACAGGAAAAGGTAAAACAACTTTTAATGCGATTATTCTACAAATTATAATTATTGATTTTGTATTTAGTTTCGATAGTATTCTGGCAGCCGTTGGCGTAAGCGGCGTTGTACTTATTATGATTGGTGCGGTTGTAATCAGTATGATTTTAATGATCTTATTTAGCGGAGGGGTTTCGGAATTTATCAATAAAAATCAAGGCATAAAAATGATTGCATTGACGTTCTTATTAGCAATTGGCGGTATACTTCTAGCAGAAGGTTTAATTGATTGTTATAATTTTAGTGTGCCGGAAGCGGAACATGTGGAGTTAAACAAAAATTATGCTTACATAGCTCTGGCCTTTGCCATGCTTATTGAAGGCTTTAATATGAAAGAGCGTCAGGTGAAAAGAAAGAGAGATCTTGGAATTAAAGATTAA
- a CDS encoding ABC transporter permease, whose translation MNTDTENWDLVIQPKSKWYDLQLREILRYSDLLFLFVRRDFVALYKQTILGPLWFFIQPIITSLTFVVIFGNLANISTDGLPQILFYMCGVTLWAYFSDTLTKTSDTFTANANIFGKVYFPRMIVPLSVVVSNLIKLGVQFLLFIVLWIFYLVTTDSVHPTSALLLVPFLIILMGFLGLSLGIIISSLTTKYRDLKFLVVFGVQLMMYASPIVYPLSIVPDKYRWAILANPVTSIIETFKYAFLGVGEFNWMHLGYSFGVTVVLFVVGLIIFHRVEKSFMDTV comes from the coding sequence ATGAACACTGATACAGAAAATTGGGACCTCGTCATCCAACCCAAATCTAAATGGTATGATCTACAACTAAGAGAAATCTTACGGTACAGTGATTTACTATTTTTATTTGTGCGCCGTGATTTTGTTGCGCTATACAAACAAACCATTTTAGGCCCGCTTTGGTTCTTCATTCAACCAATTATTACCTCACTTACGTTCGTGGTAATATTTGGAAACTTAGCTAACATTTCAACAGATGGTTTGCCGCAAATTTTATTTTATATGTGCGGGGTGACGCTTTGGGCTTACTTCTCAGACACTCTCACAAAAACATCCGATACCTTTACAGCCAATGCGAATATTTTTGGGAAAGTTTATTTTCCGCGGATGATTGTCCCTCTTTCAGTGGTTGTATCTAACTTAATTAAATTGGGCGTTCAGTTTCTTCTATTCATTGTTTTGTGGATTTTTTATTTGGTAACCACCGATTCTGTTCATCCAACATCAGCACTATTACTCGTTCCTTTTTTGATTATACTCATGGGTTTTCTTGGTTTAAGTTTGGGGATCATTATTTCTTCCCTAACGACTAAATACCGCGACTTAAAATTTTTGGTTGTGTTTGGAGTGCAATTGATGATGTACGCATCTCCAATTGTTTATCCACTTTCTATTGTTCCTGATAAATACAGATGGGCTATTTTGGCCAATCCTGTTACCAGTATTATTGAAACTTTTAAATATGCGTTTTTAGGTGTTGGAGAATTTAACTGGATGCATTTAGGATATAGTTTTGGTGTTACAGTGGTGTTGTTTGTGGTAGGATTGATTATTTTTCACAGAGTTGAAAAATCCTTTATGGACACGGTTTAA